From the Clostridium sp. Marseille-P299 genome, one window contains:
- a CDS encoding GDSL-type esterase/lipase family protein: protein MNQKIRIACVGDSITYGYGTNNIENESYPARLQELLGDNFIVNNYGVNAMTVLSNTETPYTQTVQYLQSLESNADIVILMLGTNDAKLGNWAKNETNFILDYEKLINKYKGMESNPYIFIATSPTAWRDYGILDDNTIIPEIVDEKVVVIQREMAKKFECGLIDIHNYTNDMKDFFPDTIHPDIEGYQIIATFVYEGIKDYCENLLANKE from the coding sequence ATGAATCAGAAAATTAGAATAGCCTGTGTTGGCGATAGTATTACCTATGGTTATGGTACTAATAACATTGAAAATGAAAGTTACCCTGCTAGATTACAAGAATTATTAGGGGATAACTTCATTGTAAATAATTATGGAGTAAATGCCATGACTGTGCTTAGTAACACGGAAACTCCATATACGCAAACCGTTCAATACTTACAGAGTTTAGAATCCAATGCAGATATAGTTATATTAATGCTAGGAACGAATGATGCAAAGCTTGGTAATTGGGCAAAGAATGAAACTAATTTCATTTTAGATTATGAGAAACTTATTAATAAATATAAAGGTATGGAATCAAATCCGTATATATTTATTGCAACTTCACCAACAGCATGGAGAGATTATGGTATTTTAGATGACAATACAATCATCCCAGAAATTGTTGATGAAAAGGTAGTTGTGATTCAAAGAGAAATGGCGAAAAAATTTGAATGCGGCTTAATTGATATTCATAATTACACGAACGATATGAAAGACTTTTTTCCTGATACGATTCATCCTGATATAGAGGGATATCAAATAATTGCTACATTTGTATATGAGGGGATAAAAGATTATTGCGAAAATTTGCTAGCAAATAAAGAGTGA
- a CDS encoding stage III sporulation protein AB, translating into MIALKIVGCILIISSCAGTGFLLASELQRRLEDLKAAKSMAILLRGDIRYAQTALPEALDNAARRHEGRLAPFLKRVSGELKQYSGTSLKEIWRKAVKEELSHTALSKKDKECLVQLGDHLGYLDKDMQMNTIDWYITQLDEIMKDITAESKQKMRLYQSLGVLFGLFVIILIL; encoded by the coding sequence ATGATTGCACTTAAAATAGTCGGGTGTATTTTAATTATAAGCTCTTGCGCTGGAACAGGATTTTTGTTAGCAAGCGAATTACAACGCCGTCTAGAAGATTTAAAGGCTGCAAAATCCATGGCAATATTATTAAGAGGTGACATTCGGTATGCACAAACAGCATTACCAGAGGCACTTGATAATGCAGCAAGACGTCATGAGGGAAGATTGGCACCTTTTCTTAAACGAGTATCTGGTGAGTTAAAGCAATATTCTGGAACAAGTTTAAAAGAAATATGGAGAAAGGCAGTGAAAGAAGAATTATCACATACCGCCCTCTCAAAAAAGGATAAAGAATGTTTAGTGCAATTAGGAGATCATTTAGGGTATCTCGATAAAGATATGCAAATGAATACGATTGATTGGTATATCACACAATTGGACGAAATCATGAAAGATATTACGGCAGAATCGAAACAAAAAATGCGATTATACCAAAGTCTAGGCGTTTTGTTTGGATTGTTTGTCATTATATTAATACTTTAG
- a CDS encoding stage III sporulation protein AE, translating into MILFIYLSLFLTEVKTVAANELAPEDLDYTEIQSVLDDVLSDDESMNFGTYVSELVSGKESISFGGILGKIKQVITSEILGNFRSLTKLITIAVIAAIFTNFSHTFQNSQVAETGFYVTYLLMFGILAATFMTATSLAANTLDKILDFMKALVPAYCMSVAFCTGASTSTLVYQGILVLITLVDIILIKIIIPLINLYMMAILANNLSKEDLLSKLADLLSTAIRWVLKTLLAVVIGIGTIQSLLAPAIDQMKRSAVIKATGSIPAIGGLLSGVTETVLGAGVLLKNSIGVAGMVAVIIICAIPLIKLVIYVFIYKLASAVIQPISDKRILNCVSASAEATSLLLQTVFVGAVLFEIVITIIAISTRGIV; encoded by the coding sequence TTGATTCTCTTTATTTATCTTAGCTTATTTTTAACAGAAGTCAAAACAGTTGCTGCAAATGAATTAGCGCCAGAAGATTTGGACTATACAGAAATACAATCCGTGCTAGATGATGTTTTATCAGATGATGAAAGCATGAACTTTGGAACCTATGTAAGTGAACTTGTAAGCGGTAAAGAATCAATTTCTTTTGGTGGGATTTTAGGAAAGATAAAGCAAGTAATTACATCCGAAATCCTTGGTAACTTTAGAAGTTTAACTAAGTTGATTACAATAGCAGTGATAGCAGCAATATTTACTAATTTTTCACATACCTTTCAAAATTCACAAGTAGCAGAAACGGGATTTTATGTTACATATCTTTTGATGTTTGGAATACTTGCTGCGACGTTTATGACAGCTACTTCCCTTGCAGCAAATACATTGGACAAGATATTAGATTTTATGAAAGCATTGGTACCCGCCTATTGTATGTCAGTTGCCTTTTGTACTGGTGCAAGTACCTCTACACTTGTATACCAAGGGATTTTAGTTTTAATAACCTTAGTTGATATTATTTTAATTAAAATAATTATACCATTGATTAATTTATATATGATGGCAATACTTGCAAACAATTTATCCAAAGAGGATTTGCTATCAAAATTGGCTGACTTATTATCTACCGCAATTCGCTGGGTTTTAAAAACCTTGCTTGCAGTTGTAATTGGGATTGGAACGATTCAATCTTTGTTAGCACCTGCAATTGATCAGATGAAACGATCAGCAGTGATTAAAGCAACAGGTAGTATACCAGCGATTGGTGGATTATTGTCAGGGGTCACAGAAACAGTCCTTGGCGCTGGAGTTTTATTAAAAAACTCAATTGGAGTAGCAGGCATGGTAGCAGTTATTATTATTTGCGCAATTCCTTTAATAAAGCTGGTTATCTATGTTTTTATCTATAAGCTTGCAAGTGCAGTGATACAACCAATTTCAGACAAGCGTATCTTAAACTGTGTTAGTGCCTCTGCGGAAGCTACTTCATTATTGCTGCAAACGGTCTTTGTTGGCGCTGTATTGTTTGAAATAGTAATTACAATAATAGCGATTTCAACAAGGGGGATTGTATAA
- a CDS encoding methyl-accepting chemotaxis protein — MRNLKKRNIKEKKVKLAKVKTKRVRNLSSIRLKLIVGFLIPISFMVGIGILSYSKSSKAMIKSYENSTMSTIDMAANYYDLILNSVKSTSFEIVMDEQIQKYYSKYYNNDTFQEVTVSSNNKKNIQATIMTNNYVQDIAVFGQYGNSLYGSTMIPNDLYSKFNDTEEARSIDEKGVQWLGYHKYLDENSKTSPKKYGLTVARQLLSTGYKKVGYVYVDVKLSALENVLKDIDVGEHSILALITPDGREISYVRNEENDTTSETTSIETIRKERDTPYITEQEFYKNAIDSNEESNAVYVDYEGKPYRFIYKKLNEEGFMTCALVPQSVIVKEATSLAMMTFFIVGFSVIVVLIIAIVLSSSIGSTIQRFMSGIGKVSEGDLTIEIKTKRKDELGALGGGIMSMLSSVKEILKKSMHVTYEVNSSSEKVAKNSQLLLTATKGITQSISEIEQGIMQQAQDSEKCLLQMDQLSEKINIVSENSNNIASIAEGTQKIVKQGINTIDDLDVKSKDTTDITRIIIKNIEQLEISSNSIDKIVGGINDIADQTNLLSLNASIEAARAGDSGRGFAVVADEIRKLAEQSVTFVNEIKIIVDNIKNQTKETVITTKRAEDIVLSQGESLRKTVDIFNSIEQHVTTLTSNLEQITDGVKNIERTKQDTLIAIESISAVSEETAAATEEVNEAANKQLGAAISLSKEAEELTKQSHELAEAISVFKI; from the coding sequence ATGAGGAATCTTAAAAAACGTAATATTAAAGAAAAAAAGGTAAAACTAGCAAAGGTTAAAACCAAGAGAGTTCGTAATTTATCAAGTATACGACTAAAGTTAATTGTAGGTTTTTTAATTCCAATTTCATTTATGGTTGGGATAGGCATTCTATCCTATTCAAAATCATCGAAAGCAATGATAAAAAGCTATGAAAATTCAACAATGTCTACGATTGATATGGCAGCTAATTATTATGATTTGATTTTAAATAGTGTTAAGTCTACCTCTTTTGAAATTGTAATGGATGAACAAATACAAAAGTATTATTCTAAGTATTATAATAATGATACATTTCAAGAAGTAACGGTTTCTTCAAATAACAAGAAGAATATCCAAGCTACGATAATGACGAATAATTATGTTCAAGATATTGCTGTTTTCGGACAATACGGGAACTCCCTCTATGGCAGTACAATGATACCAAATGACTTATACAGCAAATTTAATGATACAGAAGAAGCTCGTTCCATTGATGAAAAAGGAGTTCAATGGTTAGGATACCACAAATACTTAGATGAGAATTCAAAAACGAGTCCCAAAAAATATGGATTAACCGTTGCAAGACAGCTTTTATCTACAGGATATAAGAAGGTTGGATATGTTTATGTAGATGTTAAATTAAGTGCTCTTGAGAACGTATTAAAAGATATTGATGTGGGAGAACATAGTATTTTAGCGCTTATAACACCGGATGGTCGCGAAATATCTTATGTTAGAAATGAAGAAAATGACACGACTAGTGAAACAACTAGCATAGAAACTATAAGAAAAGAAAGGGATACTCCATATATCACCGAACAAGAATTTTATAAAAATGCAATCGATAGTAACGAGGAATCCAATGCTGTTTATGTTGATTATGAAGGTAAACCATATCGTTTTATATATAAGAAATTAAATGAGGAAGGCTTTATGACTTGTGCCTTAGTTCCTCAAAGCGTTATAGTAAAAGAAGCCACAAGCCTTGCAATGATGACATTTTTTATTGTTGGATTTTCAGTAATCGTAGTACTTATTATAGCTATAGTTTTATCCTCCTCCATAGGTTCAACCATACAGCGATTTATGAGTGGAATCGGAAAAGTGTCTGAGGGTGATTTAACAATTGAAATAAAAACAAAGCGTAAAGATGAATTAGGTGCTCTTGGTGGCGGTATTATGAGCATGTTATCAAGCGTAAAAGAAATATTAAAGAAGTCAATGCATGTTACATATGAAGTGAATAGCTCTTCTGAAAAAGTAGCTAAAAACTCACAACTGCTTCTAACTGCAACCAAAGGTATTACCCAGTCAATTAGCGAAATTGAACAAGGAATTATGCAGCAAGCACAAGATTCTGAAAAATGTTTATTGCAAATGGATCAGTTATCAGAAAAAATTAACATCGTTTCTGAGAACTCGAATAATATCGCATCCATTGCTGAGGGAACACAAAAAATAGTAAAACAAGGAATTAACACAATCGATGACTTAGATGTTAAATCAAAAGACACAACGGATATTACCCGTATCATTATTAAAAATATCGAGCAATTAGAAATTTCCTCGAATTCTATTGATAAAATAGTGGGTGGAATTAATGATATTGCAGATCAAACAAACTTGCTATCCTTAAATGCTTCCATCGAAGCGGCTAGAGCAGGGGATTCTGGAAGAGGATTTGCAGTAGTTGCAGATGAAATTCGTAAATTAGCGGAGCAATCAGTAACTTTTGTCAATGAGATAAAAATTATTGTGGACAATATTAAAAATCAAACGAAGGAAACTGTAATTACCACAAAAAGAGCAGAAGATATTGTATTATCTCAGGGAGAATCCTTACGTAAGACGGTTGATATATTTAATAGCATTGAGCAACATGTTACTACACTAACAAGTAACTTAGAACAAATAACGGATGGTGTGAAAAATATTGAACGTACAAAACAAGATACATTAATTGCAATTGAAAGCATTTCCGCGGTATCAGAAGAAACGGCAGCAGCAACCGAAGAAGTGAATGAGGCGGCAAATAAGCAATTAGGAGCTGCCATCAGCCTTAGCAAAGAAGCGGAAGAATTAACGAAGCAATCCCATGAATTAGCAGAGGCAATTAGTGTCTTTAAAATCTAG
- a CDS encoding stage III sporulation protein AF has product MQSLYVWMKDIIIFMIFVTIIMNLLGKSSFKKYIGIITGLILVLYVIKPIIAIAGDSDFFNFAFGSYNYKIQSEDMTNKILEMEESSNDAIASEYKNMLMEQTNKLLKNKGLYVTSLNIEIDDDIQSETYGTIIRMNVEASYYKNENEEVAINPITIDRIKIGEEKEKKEEKEVKIYSPMEINIKNVLADFYNIDSSNINISIREDHNG; this is encoded by the coding sequence TTGCAAAGTTTATACGTATGGATGAAAGATATTATTATTTTCATGATTTTTGTAACAATCATAATGAATTTATTAGGAAAAAGCTCATTTAAAAAGTACATTGGAATAATAACTGGACTTATCTTAGTGTTGTATGTAATAAAACCAATTATTGCGATCGCTGGGGATAGTGATTTTTTTAATTTTGCCTTTGGGTCATATAATTATAAGATTCAGTCGGAAGATATGACGAATAAAATTTTAGAAATGGAAGAAAGTAGTAATGATGCAATCGCATCAGAGTATAAAAATATGTTAATGGAGCAGACAAATAAATTGCTTAAAAATAAAGGATTATATGTAACGAGTTTAAATATTGAAATTGATGATGATATACAAAGTGAAACATATGGCACGATTATAAGAATGAATGTAGAGGCTTCTTACTATAAAAATGAAAATGAGGAAGTAGCAATAAATCCTATTACGATTGATCGTATTAAAATAGGAGAGGAAAAGGAGAAAAAAGAGGAAAAAGAAGTGAAAATATATTCACCGATGGAAATAAATATAAAAAATGTATTAGCTGACTTCTATAATATAGATTCGTCTAATATAAATATTAGTATACGGGAGGACCACAATGGATAA
- the spoIIIAC gene encoding stage III sporulation protein AC, producing the protein MTINLIFKIAAVGILISVLNQILKQTGRDDQAFLASLAGLILVLFWVVPYIAELFGYIQQLFSL; encoded by the coding sequence ATGACTATAAATCTAATATTCAAAATAGCTGCGGTTGGTATTTTAATATCGGTCCTTAATCAAATTTTAAAACAAACAGGAAGGGATGATCAAGCCTTTTTGGCAAGTTTAGCTGGCTTGATTTTGGTATTGTTTTGGGTTGTACCATATATAGCAGAATTGTTTGGTTATATACAACAGCTATTCTCGTTATAA
- the spoIIIAD gene encoding stage III sporulation protein AD: MIKIALIGIVSVLAAIQFKSGKSEYGILISLTGCVLIFYFSAGKLSTIVDSINQIRGYLSVNSEYLSILLKIIGITYIAEFSSNLCKDAGYAAIGNQIELAGKLSIMALSMPILLALLDTIDRFLTA, from the coding sequence ATGATTAAGATAGCCCTAATCGGTATTGTCTCCGTATTAGCAGCAATACAATTTAAAAGTGGAAAGTCGGAATATGGTATTTTAATTAGTCTTACAGGATGTGTCTTAATTTTTTATTTTAGCGCAGGAAAGTTATCTACTATAGTGGATTCCATTAATCAGATTCGAGGATATTTATCTGTTAATTCAGAGTATTTATCAATTTTATTAAAAATAATTGGAATCACATATATCGCAGAATTTTCATCAAATCTTTGTAAAGATGCTGGTTACGCTGCGATTGGTAATCAAATAGAACTTGCAGGGAAACTTAGTATTATGGCACTTAGTATGCCAATACTTTTAGCGTTACTTGATACCATTGATCGTTTTTTAACAGCGTAG
- a CDS encoding ROK family protein, giving the protein MLYGALEAGGTKMVCAIGTDSGKIIEQISIPTSTPSETMPKIIDYFKEKEIVALGVGSFGPIDLNQSSPTFGYILSTPKLAWANYNLLGTLKNALQLPIGFDTDVNASALGEATFGCTKGLNSSIYITIGTGIGVGVYLNNSLLHGMLHPEAGHILLSRASNDTYRSCCPYHNDCFEGFACGIAIETRFGKKAYELTDNEEVLEFESYYIAQALMNYALTLSPHRIVLGGGVMHQTQLYPLIRKKFLELLNGYIMTNELKDIDNYIVAPSLYGDQGIMGCIQLAINEYLSTHQKGAIAK; this is encoded by the coding sequence ATGCTTTATGGTGCTTTAGAAGCTGGTGGAACAAAAATGGTTTGTGCGATTGGTACAGACTCTGGGAAAATTATTGAGCAAATCTCAATACCAACCAGTACTCCATCAGAAACAATGCCAAAAATAATAGATTATTTTAAAGAGAAAGAAATTGTTGCTTTAGGAGTTGGTTCTTTTGGACCTATTGATTTAAATCAATCCTCTCCTACTTTTGGCTATATATTATCAACACCAAAACTAGCATGGGCAAACTATAATTTACTTGGCACATTAAAAAACGCTTTGCAACTACCAATCGGGTTCGATACCGATGTAAATGCTTCCGCTTTAGGAGAAGCTACATTTGGATGTACAAAAGGTCTTAATTCAAGTATTTATATTACAATCGGTACTGGAATTGGAGTTGGAGTTTATTTAAATAACTCTCTTTTACATGGGATGTTACATCCAGAGGCTGGTCATATTTTACTTTCAAGAGCATCTAATGATACATATCGCAGTTGTTGTCCTTATCATAACGATTGCTTTGAAGGTTTTGCATGTGGAATTGCTATTGAGACTCGTTTTGGAAAGAAAGCCTATGAATTAACTGATAATGAAGAAGTTTTGGAATTTGAATCTTATTATATTGCACAAGCTTTGATGAATTATGCATTAACACTTTCACCTCATCGCATCGTACTTGGTGGTGGAGTAATGCATCAAACACAACTCTATCCTTTGATTCGGAAAAAGTTCTTAGAATTGTTAAATGGTTATATCATGACAAACGAATTAAAAGATATTGATAATTATATTGTTGCTCCATCATTATATGGAGATCAAGGGATCATGGGTTGTATTCAGTTAGCGATTAATGAATATTTATCAACACATCAAAAAGGAGCTATTGCAAAATAG
- the spoIIIAA gene encoding stage III sporulation protein AA, which produces MSKKDDLLKIFSLRLRTVLAQTPLDYEQIQEIRLRVDAPLMLRYKNKEYFINNQSRLTNNSEDSFLITKAEIKETMEYISNYSLYAFEEEVKQGFITIVGGHRIGIAGKVIIEEGKIKSMKYISFINVRLSHQVKGCANVVLPYILKGNSIFHTLIISPPGCGKTTLLRDMIRQLSDGFHINGNRMLGLQIGVVDERSEIAACYMGMPQNELGIRTDVLDCCPKAVGMMLLIRSMAPQIIAVDEIGVGEDISSIHYAMGCGCKMIATVHGGSIDEVREKPLLGDLIQKHMFERYIILSNQKEVGRVEEIYDEFGTRLYLA; this is translated from the coding sequence ATGAGTAAAAAGGATGATTTACTTAAGATATTTTCGTTAAGATTGCGAACCGTCTTAGCACAGACACCTCTTGATTATGAACAAATACAAGAAATAAGATTACGAGTCGATGCCCCTTTGATGCTACGTTATAAAAACAAAGAGTATTTTATAAATAATCAATCAAGGCTTACCAATAATAGCGAAGACTCTTTTCTTATTACAAAGGCAGAAATAAAAGAAACTATGGAGTATATTAGCAATTATTCACTGTACGCATTTGAAGAAGAAGTAAAGCAAGGATTTATAACAATTGTAGGAGGGCATCGAATCGGTATTGCCGGGAAAGTAATTATTGAAGAGGGCAAGATAAAAAGTATGAAATACATATCGTTTATCAATGTGCGGTTATCTCACCAAGTAAAAGGATGTGCAAATGTTGTCCTACCTTACATATTAAAAGGAAATAGCATTTTCCATACCTTAATTATTTCACCTCCAGGGTGTGGGAAGACAACCTTATTACGTGATATGATTCGTCAACTTTCCGATGGTTTTCATATCAATGGAAATCGAATGTTGGGGCTTCAAATTGGTGTTGTTGATGAACGTTCCGAAATTGCTGCATGTTATATGGGAATGCCACAAAATGAACTTGGAATTAGAACCGATGTATTAGATTGCTGTCCCAAAGCAGTAGGTATGATGCTACTTATCCGTTCTATGGCACCTCAAATTATAGCAGTGGATGAAATTGGTGTAGGAGAAGATATTAGTTCCATTCATTATGCAATGGGGTGCGGTTGTAAAATGATTGCAACGGTTCATGGCGGTTCCATTGACGAAGTGAGAGAAAAACCTTTGCTAGGAGATTTAATACAGAAGCATATGTTTGAGAGATATATTATTTTAAGCAATCAAAAAGAAGTTGGAAGAGTTGAGGAAATTTACGATGAATTTGGAACTAGACTTTATTTAGCATAG
- a CDS encoding shikimate dehydrogenase family protein: protein MEYGLIGEKLSHSFSKPIHEKLADYTYEITPLNHDEFIEFMEKKDFKAINVTIPYKCDVIPYLYAMDERAKSIGAVNTIVNKSGKLYGYNTDFFGFLYMIQHNNVEIEGKKVLVLGNGGAAKAVFAVLDFLKAKEVYVVKYKSEPNVLTYEEAARLHFDADVIVNTSPIGMYPNVDASPIDLTPYKNLSAVLDLIYNPLTTRFMEQAINRSIKAVNGLEMLVAQAKYAVEYFLDKKIDDSVIEPIYLDILEMMKNK, encoded by the coding sequence ATGGAATACGGATTAATTGGTGAAAAATTATCACATAGCTTTTCAAAACCTATACATGAAAAGCTTGCAGACTATACATATGAAATTACTCCTTTAAATCATGATGAGTTCATTGAATTTATGGAGAAAAAAGATTTCAAAGCTATTAATGTGACAATCCCATATAAATGTGATGTTATCCCTTATTTGTATGCTATGGATGAAAGAGCAAAGTCCATTGGCGCAGTGAATACGATTGTTAATAAATCTGGTAAATTATATGGATATAACACAGATTTCTTTGGATTTTTATATATGATTCAACACAACAATGTTGAGATAGAAGGTAAGAAAGTTTTAGTCCTAGGAAATGGTGGTGCTGCTAAAGCAGTTTTTGCTGTCTTAGATTTCTTAAAAGCGAAAGAAGTATATGTTGTTAAATATAAAAGCGAACCGAATGTATTAACTTATGAAGAAGCTGCGAGATTACATTTTGATGCAGATGTTATTGTGAATACAAGTCCAATTGGTATGTATCCAAATGTGGATGCTTCTCCGATTGATCTAACACCATATAAAAATTTAAGTGCTGTTCTTGATTTGATATATAACCCATTAACGACTCGTTTCATGGAACAAGCGATAAATCGTTCCATTAAAGCAGTAAATGGTTTAGAAATGTTAGTTGCTCAGGCCAAATATGCGGTTGAATATTTCTTAGATAAGAAAATTGATGATTCTGTCATTGAACCGATTTATTTAGATATTTTAGAAATGATGAAGAATAAATAA
- a CDS encoding M3 family oligoendopeptidase, whose translation MEDFKFETIQYERPDFDQFEAYLKDLTEKVKDANSYSEIKEILEKADEYMNAVDTMTTVAMIRNTLNTTDEFYEKEYEFIAERQAVAATTSAEFYKAILNCKFTDEISNDYGKELLVILQREVDQFKEELIPFIQQEAKLTQRYQKLIATAQIPFNDQILNIHGIQKYFEHPDREIRKGAFKAYSDFYHKNEEEMEEIFSELIKIRNEMGKALGYDNFIPLAYMQQKRSDYGVKEVASFRDQVHREIVPLCQKLYEAQAKRIGVDELKVYDEKFMFTDGNAEPIGDDDYLVLEAQKMYHDLSPETAEFIDFMIEHDLMDLKNKPNKASTGYMTVLSSYKAPYVFSCFNHTIYDMQVLTHELGHAFAGFMSMRNQKTSAYYMGGTDIAEIHSMAMEQFSYPYAEQFFGKDADKFRFAHLQEAVTFVPFGVAVDEFQHIMYEHPELTPKERTLEWHKLEKKYMPWRKYEDDEFMERGGYWYHKIHIFLYPFYYINYTLTTMGAMEFKKRFIENREEAWRDYLNLCKAGSSRSYLELLKLANLSIPFEEGSVKRAISLAKDILLAEIEKEN comes from the coding sequence ATGGAAGACTTTAAATTTGAGACGATTCAATACGAACGACCAGACTTCGATCAATTCGAGGCTTACTTAAAGGATTTAACAGAGAAAGTAAAGGATGCAAATAGCTATAGCGAAATCAAAGAAATATTAGAAAAAGCCGATGAATACATGAATGCCGTTGATACAATGACAACGGTTGCTATGATAAGAAATACCTTAAATACGACGGATGAGTTTTATGAAAAAGAATACGAATTTATAGCAGAGCGTCAGGCAGTGGCTGCAACAACTTCAGCCGAATTTTATAAAGCTATATTAAATTGTAAATTTACTGATGAAATTTCAAATGATTATGGGAAAGAATTGCTTGTTATTCTACAAAGAGAAGTAGATCAGTTTAAAGAGGAATTGATTCCGTTTATACAACAAGAGGCGAAATTAACTCAAAGATATCAAAAATTAATTGCTACAGCACAAATTCCATTTAATGACCAAATTTTAAATATACATGGAATTCAAAAATATTTCGAACATCCAGATCGAGAGATAAGAAAAGGAGCGTTTAAGGCTTACTCTGATTTTTATCATAAGAATGAAGAGGAGATGGAAGAGATTTTCTCTGAGCTTATTAAAATACGTAATGAAATGGGAAAAGCTCTGGGATATGATAATTTCATACCACTTGCTTATATGCAGCAAAAACGAAGTGATTATGGTGTAAAAGAAGTTGCTTCTTTTAGAGATCAAGTTCATCGTGAAATTGTACCTTTGTGTCAAAAATTATATGAAGCTCAAGCAAAGCGAATTGGGGTAGATGAATTAAAAGTTTATGATGAGAAATTTATGTTTACGGATGGGAATGCAGAACCTATTGGAGATGATGATTACTTAGTTTTAGAAGCTCAAAAGATGTATCATGATTTAAGCCCTGAAACCGCTGAATTTATAGATTTTATGATTGAACATGATTTAATGGATTTAAAGAATAAGCCAAATAAGGCATCTACTGGATATATGACTGTTTTAAGTTCATATAAGGCGCCATATGTATTTTCATGCTTTAATCATACCATTTATGATATGCAAGTATTAACACACGAACTTGGCCATGCATTTGCAGGATTTATGTCCATGAGAAATCAAAAAACATCGGCCTATTATATGGGTGGAACAGATATTGCTGAAATTCATTCTATGGCAATGGAACAATTTTCGTATCCGTATGCAGAGCAGTTTTTCGGAAAAGATGCTGATAAATTCCGTTTTGCTCATTTACAAGAAGCAGTTACATTTGTTCCATTTGGTGTTGCTGTGGATGAATTTCAACATATTATGTACGAACATCCAGAACTTACACCAAAGGAAAGAACCTTGGAGTGGCATAAATTAGAAAAGAAGTATATGCCATGGCGCAAGTATGAAGATGATGAATTTATGGAAAGAGGCGGATACTGGTATCATAAGATACATATTTTCTTGTATCCATTTTATTATATTAATTACACGCTTACAACGATGGGCGCAATGGAATTTAAAAAGCGTTTCATAGAAAACCGCGAAGAAGCTTGGAGAGATTATTTAAATCTTTGTAAAGCAGGTTCTAGTAGGAGCTATTTAGAACTTTTAAAACTTGCAAACTTGTCGATCCCATTTGAGGAAGGTAGCGTAAAAAGAGCGATATCCCTTGCGAAAGATATTCTATTAGCTGAGATAGAAAAAGAGAATTAA